A stretch of the Oncorhynchus clarkii lewisi isolate Uvic-CL-2024 chromosome 9, UVic_Ocla_1.0, whole genome shotgun sequence genome encodes the following:
- the LOC139416070 gene encoding high affinity immunoglobulin epsilon receptor subunit gamma-like isoform X1, with protein MGGRFLVLSALPLWMSFGSATALGESQICYILDGILFLYGIILTVLYCRLKFFPQMVPVTGAGTEKTPKAEEGIYTGLTPHAADTYETIGQKKRLK; from the exons ATGGGAGGCAGATTCCTAGTTCTTTCAGCTCTTCCTCTGTGGATGAGCTTTGGCAGTGCTA cGGCCCTGGGTGAGTCTCAGATCTGCTATATCCTGGACGGTATCTTGTTTCTGTACGGTATCATCCTCACCGTGCTCTACTGCAGGCTCAAG TTTTTCCCACAGATGGTTCCGGTGACTGGGGCTGGGACAGAAAAGACACCG AAAGCGGAGGAGGGTATCTATACG gGTCTGACCCCTCATGCTGCGGATACCTATGAGACCATCGGTCAGAAGAAAAGATTGAAGTAG
- the LOC139416070 gene encoding high affinity immunoglobulin epsilon receptor subunit gamma-like isoform X2 produces MGGRFLVLSALPLWMSFGSATALGESQICYILDGILFLYGIILTVLYCRLKMVPVTGAGTEKTPKAEEGIYTGLTPHAADTYETIGQKKRLK; encoded by the exons ATGGGAGGCAGATTCCTAGTTCTTTCAGCTCTTCCTCTGTGGATGAGCTTTGGCAGTGCTA cGGCCCTGGGTGAGTCTCAGATCTGCTATATCCTGGACGGTATCTTGTTTCTGTACGGTATCATCCTCACCGTGCTCTACTGCAGGCTCAAG ATGGTTCCGGTGACTGGGGCTGGGACAGAAAAGACACCG AAAGCGGAGGAGGGTATCTATACG gGTCTGACCCCTCATGCTGCGGATACCTATGAGACCATCGGTCAGAAGAAAAGATTGAAGTAG
- the LOC139416070 gene encoding high affinity immunoglobulin epsilon receptor subunit gamma-like isoform X3, which yields MGGRFLVLSALPLWMSFGSATALGESQICYILDGILFLYGIILTVLYCRLKKAEEGIYTGLTPHAADTYETIGQKKRLK from the exons ATGGGAGGCAGATTCCTAGTTCTTTCAGCTCTTCCTCTGTGGATGAGCTTTGGCAGTGCTA cGGCCCTGGGTGAGTCTCAGATCTGCTATATCCTGGACGGTATCTTGTTTCTGTACGGTATCATCCTCACCGTGCTCTACTGCAGGCTCAAG AAAGCGGAGGAGGGTATCTATACG gGTCTGACCCCTCATGCTGCGGATACCTATGAGACCATCGGTCAGAAGAAAAGATTGAAGTAG